One region of Desertifilum tharense IPPAS B-1220 genomic DNA includes:
- a CDS encoding DUF4278 domain-containing protein, giving the protein MQLSYRGISYNNEPCTAETIPSDVSAQFLGQKYQVRRLVNPSVVTSRQALKYRGIIH; this is encoded by the coding sequence TCTCTTATCGCGGTATTTCCTACAATAACGAGCCTTGCACCGCTGAAACCATTCCCTCAGATGTCAGCGCCCAATTTTTAGGTCAAAAATACCAAGTTCGTCGCCTCGTTAACCCTAGCGTTGTCACCTCTCGACAAGCTTTAAAATATCGCGGCATTATCCATTAA
- a CDS encoding efflux RND transporter permease subunit → MFTNFFIKRPVFASVCSLIIILIGLIGYTRLPVQEFPSIDPPVVSVNTVYPGANPQIVETEVTEILEAEINGVEGIRTLSSQSRDSVSSITVQFELDRNADLAAQDVRSRVDRALGRLPSDVDPPIVSKESADASPIIWFALYGENQSTLELSDYADRFIVDALETVNGVSSVIIGGERRYAMRLWISPVRLAARNLTVLDVENALRRENIELPSGRIQGSSSQYSVRTLGRLQTPEEYEALILRRNPDGSQITFKDVGRAEIGAEDTDSFVRFNGQPAVGLGVVKLTGSNTIAVAEGAAARMEELSQTFPEGMRYAIAYDSSEFVALAIDEVWGSLYLAVFLVILIIFVFVQDWRATLIPSITIPISLIGVFGVMFFLDYSINTLTLFALTLATGLVVDDTIVVLENIVRYIEEKGHSPMQAAVEGVNEVVFAVIATTVVLIAVFVPVSFSGGVTGRLFTEFAITLAGSVVVSSFVALTLAPALSGRLLRPQKARIPGISQILDVIDRGLNWSRDAYGTTLRQAMRIKALVLGVLVLLLFITSWLFGQLPLEFLPTEDRGAVFTIVRAPEGVSIDYTDRVMQQVEEAFSQTPEVQSYFTVGALSNAGPGQVNQGIAFVRLQPYAERRSPAQSQQAVIGQLFGRFSQITDAFVLPINPPALPGAGFSQPVEFVLQGYNLEELAEASGNLAGAARGLPQLVNVDTNLRLNQPEVTISIDRPAAANLGISVEEISRTLQILLGGQQITNFNRESNRYEVIVQAEEQYRASPQDINQLYIRTNTESAQMIPLSSVVNVATSTTPPQINHYNRFRSATIEGSPAPGVSLGAALDALEDLARQQLPPSIRTTLAGTSLEFREAGQAILFMFGLALAFIFLTLAAQFESYLDPAIILLAVPLSLLGAFAALWVFGLPLNVYSQIGLIMLIGLASKNSILIVEFANQLREDGLPPMKAAIEAGRTRFRPILMTAFSTIFGLLPLVVATGAGAVARVSIGVTVVGGMLISTLLSLYVVPVFYVLATSLQLWIMNRFSGEKTAKKVS, encoded by the coding sequence ATGTTTACCAACTTCTTTATCAAGCGACCGGTCTTCGCTTCCGTCTGTTCCCTGATTATTATCCTGATCGGTTTAATCGGCTATACCCGCTTACCCGTCCAGGAATTCCCCAGCATTGACCCACCTGTCGTTAGCGTCAACACGGTCTATCCGGGAGCCAACCCGCAAATTGTTGAAACCGAAGTCACCGAAATTCTAGAAGCGGAAATTAACGGTGTAGAAGGGATTAGAACCCTCTCCTCCCAAAGCCGCGATTCCGTTAGCTCCATTACCGTTCAATTTGAACTCGACCGCAACGCCGATCTGGCTGCCCAGGATGTGCGATCGCGCGTAGACCGCGCCCTCGGTCGCTTGCCTAGCGATGTCGATCCGCCCATCGTCAGCAAAGAATCCGCCGACGCCTCCCCCATCATCTGGTTTGCCCTATACGGCGAGAACCAATCCACCCTCGAACTCAGCGACTACGCCGACCGCTTCATCGTAGACGCCCTCGAAACCGTTAACGGCGTCAGTTCCGTGATCATCGGCGGCGAACGACGCTACGCCATGCGCCTGTGGATTAGTCCGGTGCGCCTTGCTGCCCGCAACCTCACCGTCCTAGATGTCGAAAACGCCCTGCGCCGAGAAAACATTGAACTTCCCTCCGGTCGCATTCAAGGCAGCTCCTCTCAATATTCCGTCCGCACCCTAGGGCGGCTGCAAACCCCCGAAGAATACGAAGCCCTAATTCTGCGGCGCAACCCCGACGGCTCCCAAATCACCTTTAAAGATGTCGGACGCGCTGAAATTGGGGCAGAAGATACCGACTCCTTTGTCCGCTTTAACGGTCAACCCGCCGTCGGTTTAGGAGTTGTCAAACTCACGGGTTCCAACACCATCGCCGTTGCTGAAGGGGCAGCAGCCCGGATGGAAGAACTTTCCCAGACCTTCCCCGAAGGGATGCGCTATGCGATCGCCTACGATAGTTCGGAGTTCGTCGCCCTTGCCATTGATGAAGTTTGGGGTTCCCTATACCTAGCGGTCTTCCTCGTCATCTTAATCATCTTCGTATTCGTCCAAGATTGGCGAGCCACCCTCATCCCCTCCATCACCATCCCCATCTCCTTAATTGGAGTATTTGGGGTGATGTTTTTCCTCGACTATTCCATTAACACCCTCACCCTATTTGCCCTCACCCTAGCCACCGGATTAGTTGTAGACGACACCATCGTCGTTTTAGAAAACATCGTTCGCTACATTGAAGAAAAAGGTCATTCCCCCATGCAAGCGGCTGTGGAAGGGGTGAATGAAGTCGTCTTTGCGGTCATTGCTACCACCGTCGTTCTAATCGCCGTGTTTGTCCCGGTTAGCTTTTCCGGGGGGGTAACAGGGCGATTGTTTACAGAATTTGCCATTACCCTAGCCGGAAGCGTGGTTGTGTCCTCCTTCGTAGCGCTGACCTTAGCCCCCGCCTTGTCCGGCCGCCTGCTTCGTCCCCAAAAAGCCCGCATTCCCGGCATTTCCCAAATCTTGGATGTCATAGACCGGGGACTTAACTGGAGCCGCGACGCCTATGGCACGACCCTGCGCCAAGCCATGCGGATCAAGGCCCTGGTTTTGGGCGTTTTGGTTTTACTCCTGTTTATAACCAGTTGGCTGTTCGGCCAACTCCCGCTTGAATTTCTCCCAACAGAAGATCGAGGAGCCGTCTTTACCATTGTGCGCGCGCCCGAAGGTGTCTCGATTGATTACACCGACCGCGTGATGCAGCAGGTGGAAGAGGCGTTTAGCCAAACCCCAGAAGTTCAAAGCTATTTTACGGTTGGGGCGCTGAGTAATGCAGGACCCGGACAGGTCAATCAAGGGATTGCTTTTGTACGGCTGCAACCTTATGCTGAACGGCGCAGTCCGGCTCAGTCGCAACAAGCGGTCATTGGTCAATTATTCGGTCGGTTCTCCCAAATTACCGATGCGTTTGTCTTGCCAATTAACCCTCCCGCTTTACCGGGTGCGGGGTTTTCTCAGCCTGTGGAGTTTGTTTTACAAGGATATAACCTTGAGGAACTTGCAGAAGCTTCTGGCAATTTAGCCGGGGCGGCTCGCGGTTTACCCCAACTGGTGAACGTCGATACCAATCTCCGGTTAAATCAACCAGAGGTGACTATTTCGATCGATCGTCCAGCCGCCGCTAACTTAGGGATTTCTGTTGAGGAAATTTCCCGAACCCTGCAAATTCTCTTAGGCGGACAACAGATTACGAACTTCAACCGGGAAAGCAACCGTTATGAGGTGATTGTCCAAGCTGAGGAACAATATCGCGCCTCTCCCCAAGATATTAATCAGCTTTATATCCGCACCAACACGGAATCGGCTCAGATGATCCCGTTAAGTTCGGTGGTGAATGTGGCAACGTCCACAACACCGCCGCAAATTAACCACTATAACCGCTTCCGTTCGGCAACCATTGAAGGGTCTCCCGCGCCCGGTGTCAGTTTAGGGGCGGCGTTGGATGCTTTAGAAGATTTGGCTCGCCAACAACTCCCGCCCAGCATTCGCACCACTCTGGCGGGAACCTCCCTAGAGTTCCGAGAAGCCGGACAAGCGATTCTGTTTATGTTTGGGTTGGCATTGGCGTTTATTTTCCTCACCTTAGCCGCCCAGTTTGAAAGCTATCTCGATCCGGCAATTATTCTTTTAGCGGTGCCGTTGTCTCTATTAGGGGCGTTTGCGGCGCTGTGGGTGTTTGGCTTACCGTTGAATGTTTACAGCCAAATTGGGTTAATTATGTTGATTGGGTTGGCGTCTAAAAACTCAATTTTGATTGTGGAATTTGCCAACCAGTTGCGCGAAGATGGCTTACCGCCGATGAAGGCGGCAATTGAAGCAGGAAGAACGCGGTTTCGTCCGATTCTGATGACGGCGTTTTCTACTATTTTTGGTCTGCTGCCCTTGGTTGTGGCGACGGGTGCAGGTGCGGTGGCGCGGGTTTCGATTGGGGTGACGGTTGTCGGCGGGATGTTAATTTCAACGTTGCTGTCGCTGTATGTTGTCCCTGTGTTTTACGTGCTGGCTACTAGTCTGCAACTTTGGATTATGAATCGCTTCTCTGGAGAGAAAACGGCGAAGAAAGTCTCATAA
- a CDS encoding efflux RND transporter periplasmic adaptor subunit, which translates to MDHPNAAQSGVNLEETPSNAIDSDDYELEPLPNSERQQLRQRSKWIVGLGLLLLIGGGGFIGWRLLAGGAPSQPPAAAQQQMQGAPVEIATVERQSLAETSDFVGTLEAQRSVDLRPETEGRISEILVQAGDFVEQGQVVARLRSDELQAQLMQTRANLERAQARLAELEAGTRSEEIAQAEATLSARRAQLRDANSALNLAIRRVERNQVLVQEGAIPRDTLDELRDTAERAQARVRETESQIRESEARLQQLESGARPEEIQQARAQVAEAAAQVRANEVTLQNSEILAPVAGFVGDIPVKVGDFVNRGDNLTTVTQNQSLDLRLAVPLERTNQLDVGLPVEMTDTQGRAIATGRISFISPQVDSNSQSILAKATFENPDGRLRTGQFVRARIVWNQIPNAIAIPTTAVIYEGSDRYVFVADLSQDPPVARRQPVQLGLIKDDLVEIRQGLNAGDRVITSGRQRIGDGAPIAPREGANPTPDSAAPI; encoded by the coding sequence ATGGACCATCCGAATGCCGCCCAATCCGGCGTAAACCTTGAGGAAACCCCCTCAAACGCGATTGACTCCGATGATTACGAACTTGAACCGCTCCCGAATTCCGAACGGCAACAACTGCGCCAGCGCAGTAAATGGATTGTCGGCTTAGGTCTTCTCCTGCTGATTGGTGGGGGAGGATTTATCGGTTGGCGACTGCTCGCCGGGGGCGCTCCCAGCCAACCCCCCGCCGCCGCCCAACAGCAAATGCAGGGCGCGCCGGTTGAAATTGCCACGGTTGAACGGCAATCTCTCGCCGAAACGTCCGATTTTGTCGGAACCCTAGAAGCACAACGCTCCGTCGATCTGCGTCCGGAAACCGAAGGCCGCATTAGCGAAATCCTCGTCCAAGCCGGGGACTTTGTGGAACAAGGTCAAGTCGTTGCTCGCTTGAGAAGCGACGAACTGCAAGCCCAACTGATGCAAACGCGGGCGAATTTAGAACGCGCCCAGGCTCGTTTAGCCGAACTTGAAGCCGGAACTCGTAGCGAGGAAATTGCTCAAGCAGAAGCAACCCTTAGCGCCCGGAGAGCGCAACTGCGAGACGCCAATTCAGCTCTGAATTTAGCGATTCGTCGCGTTGAGCGCAATCAAGTGTTGGTTCAGGAAGGGGCAATTCCCCGCGATACCTTAGATGAATTACGCGATACCGCCGAACGCGCCCAAGCCCGCGTCCGCGAAACCGAATCGCAAATTCGCGAATCCGAAGCGCGCTTGCAACAGTTAGAAAGCGGTGCTAGACCCGAAGAAATTCAACAGGCCCGCGCCCAAGTTGCAGAAGCCGCAGCCCAAGTGCGAGCCAATGAAGTCACCTTGCAAAATAGCGAAATCTTAGCGCCCGTTGCGGGATTTGTCGGTGACATTCCGGTGAAGGTGGGCGATTTTGTGAACCGGGGGGATAATTTAACCACCGTTACCCAAAACCAATCTTTAGATTTGCGTTTGGCCGTGCCTCTAGAGCGCACTAATCAATTGGATGTGGGCTTGCCCGTGGAAATGACCGATACTCAAGGCAGAGCGATCGCCACGGGGCGGATTAGTTTTATCTCTCCCCAAGTGGATAGCAACTCGCAATCGATTTTAGCCAAGGCCACCTTTGAGAACCCCGATGGGCGGTTGCGAACGGGTCAATTTGTGAGAGCGCGGATTGTTTGGAATCAAATTCCTAATGCGATCGCCATCCCCACCACCGCCGTCATCTATGAAGGGAGCGATCGCTATGTCTTCGTGGCCGACCTCAGCCAAGACCCCCCCGTGGCGCGGCGACAACCCGTACAACTCGGTCTGATTAAAGATGACCTGGTAGAAATCAGACAAGGCCTGAATGCGGGCGATCGCGTCATCACCTCCGGACGGCAACGCATTGGCGACGGCGCACCTATTGCCCCCAGAGAAGGAGCCAACCCCACCCCAGATTCCGCCGCCCCGATCTAA
- a CDS encoding PadR family transcriptional regulator: MLELSALGLLQKHPLHGYRLKQELELFMSSCISVNYGAIYPLLRRLQEQGNIAAIAPAEDNTGLSRRIYQITPKGRDRWHEKMLEHPPESWVNSRSRFAIKCFFFSELTAVERIKLIEHRRLKCRLRRAELEDLSLPNDPYQSLLWEHHLALLQAEIDWLDQLLKRELHLAEAPTQRSEEVQFSTSP, encoded by the coding sequence ATGCTGGAATTATCTGCTCTCGGCTTACTGCAAAAACATCCCCTACACGGCTATCGCTTAAAGCAAGAGCTGGAGTTGTTTATGAGTAGCTGTATCAGCGTCAACTACGGAGCCATCTATCCCTTACTCCGACGACTGCAAGAGCAGGGCAACATTGCCGCGATCGCACCCGCAGAAGACAACACAGGCCTCAGCCGTCGGATTTATCAGATTACCCCCAAAGGGCGCGATCGCTGGCACGAAAAGATGTTAGAGCATCCCCCAGAAAGCTGGGTGAATAGCCGATCTCGGTTTGCCATTAAATGCTTCTTTTTCAGCGAACTCACCGCCGTCGAGCGCATCAAACTCATCGAGCATCGACGCCTGAAATGTCGCTTGCGTCGAGCCGAACTTGAGGATCTTTCCCTCCCCAACGATCCCTACCAATCTCTGCTTTGGGAGCATCACCTCGCTCTTTTGCAAGCAGAAATTGACTGGCTAGACCAACTGCTCAAGCGAGAACTCCACCTCGCCGAAGCCCCCACCCAACGATCCGAGGAGGTCCAATTTTCAACCTCTCCGTAG
- a CDS encoding DUF3536 domain-containing protein has protein sequence MPFPDGRAALADRANNEVTNQALPQKVATGVCVTVHGHFYQPPRENPYLDAIERQAGATPFHDWNERIHHECYRPNAFARILNDRGEIVGVVNNYEYLSFNIGPTLMTWLERHDVEVYQRILEADRKSCDRLNGHGNAIAQAYNHMILPLANERDKYTQIRWGTADFRSRFGRDPEGMWLAETAVDYPTLEVLIAEGIKFIILAPSQAERARELPTEHNPDPEWHEVGGSQIDPTRPYRCYIPSGEFIDIFFYDGPISRDMGFSDVLFNSGHLAGRIGQAVRGDHRPSQLISVATDGETFGHHKGGTEKTLAYAFVKEFPKHGWTVTNFAHYLSVHPPTWEVILKPVTAWSCSHGVDRWQDDCGCGGGGLWHQKWRRPLRNTLNWLRDKLIEVYETEGSKLFEDPWRVRDEYITVIRDRSSDNIDRFLKRHASHQLSREEQVDALRLLEMQRHTLLMYTSCGWFFEEISRPEGVQILRYAARAIELAGDVAGVQLERSFIQRLVQAPSNVEFFTNGANVYRQLVQTAQINLKQVAAHYAMSSLFRSYAPETQIYCYQAKQLDYQLQRMGSLTLAVGQLQLVSDITRESVHYTFAVLHLGGWDFHCCIQPFNGRRAYTKLKEKLFEALEQASAAHAILAMVKLFGEQSFSLQNLFAEERHRIMALLTQETLTRVDQLYTQVYRDNYGVLMAFHRDELPAPQELQVAAEVALSHRCTVGLRALEQANGDKQLALAQIVELEAIATEATHLRCHLNVAEGKATLERLILRSLWKLLHDVDSVKLEADIERVERLIELGNQLHLGLSLARCQELYFNCLHSQIVPRCLNAQTHADDPFTNVCTEADKQLNPHQMKQLLRLGQKLAVDVSPWLE, from the coding sequence ATGCCCTTCCCCGACGGGAGGGCAGCTTTAGCAGATCGGGCAAATAATGAGGTGACAAACCAGGCGCTTCCCCAGAAAGTCGCAACAGGCGTCTGCGTAACCGTCCACGGGCATTTTTACCAACCCCCCCGTGAAAACCCCTATCTAGACGCCATCGAGCGCCAAGCGGGAGCCACGCCTTTTCACGACTGGAACGAACGCATCCACCATGAATGCTATCGCCCCAACGCCTTTGCTCGCATCCTCAACGACCGAGGCGAAATTGTGGGGGTTGTGAATAACTACGAGTATTTGAGCTTTAACATCGGTCCCACCTTAATGACCTGGTTAGAGCGCCACGACGTAGAAGTTTACCAGCGCATCCTTGAAGCCGATCGCAAAAGCTGCGATCGCCTCAACGGACACGGCAACGCGATCGCCCAAGCCTACAACCACATGATCTTGCCCCTGGCGAACGAACGCGACAAATACACCCAAATTCGCTGGGGAACCGCCGATTTCCGCTCTCGCTTCGGTCGCGATCCCGAAGGCATGTGGCTGGCCGAAACCGCCGTAGACTATCCCACCCTAGAAGTCTTAATTGCCGAGGGGATCAAATTCATCATCCTTGCCCCCTCCCAAGCCGAACGCGCCCGCGAACTCCCAACCGAGCATAACCCCGATCCAGAATGGCATGAAGTCGGGGGATCGCAAATCGATCCCACCCGTCCCTATCGCTGCTACATTCCTAGCGGTGAATTTATTGATATCTTCTTCTACGACGGGCCAATCTCGCGAGACATGGGTTTTAGCGATGTCCTCTTTAACTCCGGACACCTCGCCGGTCGGATCGGTCAAGCCGTACGCGGCGATCATCGTCCCTCCCAACTGATTTCCGTCGCCACCGACGGCGAAACCTTTGGCCACCACAAAGGCGGCACCGAAAAAACCCTCGCCTACGCTTTTGTTAAAGAGTTTCCCAAGCATGGCTGGACGGTGACAAACTTTGCCCATTATCTCAGCGTCCATCCCCCCACCTGGGAAGTCATTCTTAAACCCGTCACCGCCTGGAGTTGTTCCCACGGCGTCGATCGTTGGCAAGATGACTGCGGTTGTGGCGGCGGCGGGCTGTGGCATCAAAAGTGGCGCAGACCGTTACGCAACACCCTCAACTGGCTGCGCGATAAGTTAATTGAAGTTTATGAAACCGAAGGCAGCAAGCTGTTTGAAGACCCGTGGCGAGTACGCGACGAATATATTACAGTGATTCGCGATCGCTCTTCAGATAACATCGATCGGTTCCTAAAACGTCATGCTAGCCATCAACTGAGCCGCGAAGAACAAGTAGACGCCCTGCGCCTATTGGAAATGCAGCGCCATACCCTCCTGATGTATACCAGTTGCGGTTGGTTCTTTGAAGAAATTTCCCGACCCGAAGGCGTGCAAATTCTGCGCTACGCAGCCAGAGCCATTGAACTGGCTGGAGATGTGGCCGGCGTTCAACTTGAGCGCTCCTTTATTCAGCGCCTCGTGCAAGCCCCCAGTAACGTTGAGTTCTTTACCAACGGGGCAAACGTCTATCGCCAACTCGTCCAAACCGCCCAAATTAACCTCAAGCAAGTGGCCGCCCACTATGCCATGAGTTCGCTCTTCCGCAGTTATGCGCCCGAAACGCAGATTTACTGCTACCAAGCCAAGCAACTCGACTATCAACTGCAACGCATGGGATCGCTCACCCTGGCGGTTGGACAGTTGCAACTGGTTTCTGATATTACCCGCGAAAGCGTTCACTATACCTTCGCCGTGCTGCACCTGGGCGGCTGGGACTTCCACTGCTGCATTCAACCGTTTAACGGGCGTCGCGCCTACACCAAACTCAAGGAAAAACTGTTTGAAGCCCTAGAGCAAGCCAGCGCCGCTCATGCGATTTTGGCAATGGTGAAGCTGTTTGGCGAACAGTCCTTTAGCTTGCAAAACCTGTTTGCAGAAGAACGCCATCGGATCATGGCTCTCCTGACTCAGGAAACTCTAACGCGCGTCGATCAACTCTATACCCAGGTGTATCGCGATAATTATGGCGTGTTAATGGCCTTCCATCGCGATGAGTTACCCGCGCCCCAAGAGTTGCAAGTGGCGGCAGAAGTGGCGCTCTCGCACCGCTGTACGGTGGGTTTGCGGGCGTTAGAACAGGCTAATGGCGATAAACAACTGGCACTGGCTCAGATTGTTGAGTTAGAGGCGATCGCAACTGAGGCAACTCATTTACGCTGTCATTTAAACGTGGCGGAAGGTAAAGCCACCTTAGAACGGCTGATTTTGCGATCGCTCTGGAAACTCTTGCACGATGTAGACTCCGTTAAACTAGAAGCCGACATCGAACGGGTAGAGCGGCTGATTGAGTTAGGCAATCAACTGCATCTAGGGCTATCGCTCGCTCGCTGTCAAGAACTCTACTTTAACTGTCTCCATAGCCAGATTGTCCCGCGCTGTCTCAACGCTCAAACGCACGCAGACGACCCTTTCACCAACGTTTGTACAGAGGCAGACAAGCAGCTTAACCCTCACCAAATGAAGCAACTGTTACGCCTCGGACAAAAACTTGCAGTTGATGTGAGTCCCTGGCTGGAGTAG
- a CDS encoding glycosyltransferase family 4 protein, with product MHIAWLGKKSPFCGNVTYSREVTNALLERGYQVSFLHFAQEEQPGAKALLNRSSYKLPFASHSLGKVDDEGWGDCPEVAIPCVMKSTLYTIPTLRSSKVLARSLWQLQPDVVHASLTLSPLDFLLPEICEELNLPLIATFHPPFDRKLRNITSGTQHLAYQLYAPFLANYDSSIVFSQIQSDILVRLGVPESRVAVIPNGVDAQKYSPGSSNLKQEFEAERIFVYQGRIAPEKNVEALLKAWKQSEMGPDCKLLMVGTGPLASSLKMFYGPEQGVIWLGFIADEQRRIEILRGADVFILPSLVEGLSLSLLEAMACGVACIATDAGADGEVLEAGAGVILNTNRVTSQLRTLLPLFRDHPEMAVLLGQKARRRVLERYTLSRNISQVERLYAKILQQRQIPLTGT from the coding sequence ATGCATATCGCTTGGCTTGGCAAAAAATCACCCTTTTGCGGCAATGTCACCTACTCGCGAGAAGTAACCAATGCGTTGCTAGAACGCGGATATCAGGTTAGTTTTCTTCACTTTGCTCAAGAAGAACAACCGGGTGCCAAAGCGTTACTGAATCGCAGTTCCTATAAACTCCCTTTCGCCAGTCATTCTCTAGGCAAAGTAGACGATGAGGGATGGGGAGATTGCCCGGAAGTGGCGATCCCCTGCGTCATGAAATCAACGCTTTACACGATTCCCACTTTAAGATCGAGTAAAGTGCTAGCGCGATCGCTCTGGCAACTCCAGCCGGATGTGGTTCACGCTTCTTTGACGCTCTCTCCTCTAGATTTTCTATTACCAGAAATCTGCGAGGAACTGAATTTACCCCTAATTGCCACATTTCATCCCCCCTTCGATCGCAAACTTCGCAATATCACCTCCGGAACGCAACACCTCGCCTATCAACTGTATGCACCTTTTTTAGCAAACTACGATAGCAGCATTGTGTTTTCTCAGATTCAAAGCGATATCCTTGTGCGTTTGGGAGTCCCTGAATCTAGAGTCGCGGTGATTCCTAATGGGGTCGATGCTCAAAAATATTCCCCAGGTTCTTCTAACCTCAAACAAGAGTTTGAAGCCGAGCGGATTTTTGTCTATCAAGGCAGAATTGCCCCAGAAAAGAACGTTGAAGCCTTGCTCAAAGCTTGGAAGCAGTCGGAAATGGGGCCTGATTGCAAGCTGCTGATGGTGGGAACCGGCCCGCTCGCCTCCTCGCTGAAGATGTTCTACGGCCCGGAACAGGGGGTGATTTGGCTAGGATTCATTGCAGACGAACAGCGACGGATTGAAATTCTACGCGGCGCTGATGTCTTTATCCTGCCTTCTTTAGTGGAAGGGCTTTCTCTGTCGTTACTCGAAGCGATGGCTTGTGGCGTGGCTTGTATTGCTACCGATGCGGGGGCAGATGGGGAAGTGCTAGAAGCTGGAGCTGGGGTGATTCTGAATACGAACCGCGTCACCTCCCAGTTGAGAACCCTATTGCCGTTATTCCGCGATCATCCGGAAATGGCGGTTTTACTGGGGCAAAAAGCCCGCCGCCGCGTACTCGAACGCTATACCCTCAGCCGCAATATCTCTCAGGTTGAGCGATTGTACGCGAAGATTCTGCAACAGCGACAAATTCCCCTCACTGGGACTTAA
- a CDS encoding MFS transporter, whose protein sequence is MQLFDPDIQELDLPESALDTPVEEAHHSELENTQTTRATSDAQAPPARKPAKEKSERGFMGVLKNPNFLALWSGQVFSQLADKIYLVLMIALIASRFQSNNQTISGWVSAIMIAFTVPAVLFGSLAGVFVDRWSKKAVLVSTNLLRGAIVLALPILLWLAESSNPILGLPLGFWVLLVSTFLVSTLTQFFAPAEQSAIPLIVKRRHLLPANSLYTTTMMASVIIGFAVGEPLLSLADSLLQHVTGNFHFGKEFVVGGSYAIAGLLLLPLKTGEKSEPPQQEPPHVWQDIREGLFYLSNHRRVRNALLQLVILFSVFAALAVLAVRLAEILPYLKASQFGFLLAAAGVGMAAGAGIIGYCGQRLGSNTKLSLIGSIGMAFSLAVLSLFTHQLGITIILITLLGGFAAMVGVPMQTTIQAQTPEAMRGKVFGLQNNAINIALSLPLALAGVAESFLGLKVVFLGLAAIVLAGGLSTWYISRTGGNPATASVETPCRPESDRTSR, encoded by the coding sequence ATGCAACTGTTTGATCCGGATATACAAGAGTTAGATCTCCCTGAAAGCGCCCTTGACACCCCGGTCGAGGAAGCGCATCATTCTGAGCTAGAGAATACGCAGACTACCAGAGCGACTTCAGACGCTCAAGCGCCACCCGCTCGCAAACCTGCCAAGGAGAAATCCGAACGCGGGTTTATGGGAGTGCTGAAAAATCCGAATTTTTTAGCCCTGTGGAGCGGTCAAGTTTTTTCTCAACTGGCTGATAAAATCTATCTGGTTTTGATGATTGCTTTGATTGCCAGTCGGTTTCAGAGCAACAATCAGACCATTAGCGGTTGGGTTTCTGCGATTATGATCGCTTTTACGGTGCCAGCCGTCTTATTTGGTTCGCTCGCTGGCGTTTTTGTAGACCGATGGTCGAAAAAAGCAGTTTTAGTTTCTACTAATCTGCTCAGAGGCGCGATTGTTCTGGCATTACCCATCCTGTTGTGGTTAGCAGAAAGCTCTAACCCAATTTTAGGTTTGCCTTTGGGGTTTTGGGTCTTGTTGGTCAGTACCTTTTTAGTCTCCACCCTAACGCAGTTTTTCGCCCCGGCCGAACAATCGGCAATTCCGCTGATTGTCAAGCGCCGCCATCTGCTACCCGCGAATTCCCTATATACGACAACGATGATGGCATCGGTGATTATTGGGTTTGCGGTGGGCGAACCTTTACTATCTTTAGCCGATAGCTTGCTACAGCACGTTACAGGGAATTTTCATTTTGGCAAAGAATTCGTCGTCGGTGGGTCGTATGCGATCGCCGGTTTGCTGCTGCTTCCCCTGAAAACGGGAGAAAAATCCGAACCCCCGCAACAGGAACCTCCCCATGTGTGGCAAGATATCCGCGAAGGACTCTTTTATCTGAGCAATCATCGCCGCGTTCGCAATGCCTTATTGCAACTGGTGATTTTATTTTCAGTGTTTGCCGCTTTAGCCGTCTTAGCCGTTCGTCTTGCCGAAATTCTCCCCTATCTCAAAGCGTCTCAGTTTGGCTTTCTGCTGGCGGCGGCGGGAGTCGGAATGGCCGCAGGTGCGGGAATCATTGGCTATTGCGGTCAGCGTCTTGGCTCGAATACTAAATTAAGTTTAATAGGTTCAATTGGTATGGCGTTTTCCCTCGCCGTACTTTCGCTGTTTACGCACCAATTGGGAATCACCATTATTTTAATTACCCTCCTTGGTGGATTTGCGGCAATGGTAGGCGTGCCTATGCAAACTACCATCCAAGCTCAAACGCCCGAAGCGATGCGAGGTAAGGTATTTGGTTTACAGAATAACGCCATTAATATTGCTTTGAGTTTGCCGTTGGCTTTAGCCGGGGTGGCGGAATCATTTTTAGGCTTAAAAGTTGTGTTTTTAGGGTTAGCTGCAATTGTTCTAGCTGGCGGTCTCTCAACCTGGTATATTTCCCGTACAGGCGGAAATCCAGCAACCGCCTCCGTTGAGACTCCCTGCCGCCCGGAGAGCGATCGCACCTCCAGATAG